Sequence from the Ancalomicrobiaceae bacterium S20 genome:
GGAGGACGAGTTGGACGGCAAAGTCGGACCGAAGACCCGCGAGGCGCTGGAGCGCTGGCTCGGCCTGCGCTGAACGGCGCGCGGCGCGCCGATCCCGTCCGAACGGACGATGCCGGCCGGCAACAATCTCACCCGGCCGCACCCCAGTCGAAGCCCGGTCCGCAGAAGGCGACGAACACCAGCGTGGTCGCGCCGATGCGGATCTCGTCGCGATCGGCGAGATCGCGGGCATCGGAGAGCAGGCGGCCGTTGACGCGCACCAGTTCGCGGCGCTTGCCGTCCTCGATGACGAAGCCGCGAGTCTCGTCGTCGTAGACGATGTAGGCGTGGCCGGACGGCGCGATGGCCGGGTCGCCGAAGTCGAGCCGGACCGTCGCCGCCTCGGACGAGCCGAGATTGTTGCGCCCCGGCCCGAGCGCGCGGAAGGCGCCGCGCCCCGGCCCCTTGGTCACAACCAGCCAGGCGACCACCGGCTCGGGCTCGACCTCGTTCGGCACCGAGGGCGGGGCCGGCGCCGGGGCAGATGCAGGCGCTTCGGGGTCCAGCACAACCGCCTCGGGCTCGGGCACGGGCTCAGGCGTGACGGGCGCGGGGCCCGACACATCGCCAGACTCGGTCGTTGCGGATGCGGATGCGGCTATCTCCGGCTCGACACGCGGCGGTGCTGCCGCGGCTGGCGCAGCCTGCACGGCTTCCGGAAGCGCGGGCGCGATCGGTGCTTGGTCGTCCGGGGTGCTTTCGAGATCGACGCTTTCGGATGCGGTGCTTTCTACAGCCGCACTAACGACTGAGGCCGGCTCCGCCGACACGGGCTCTTCAGACGCAAGCGCCGACGCCGGTTCTGCCTCGGCCTCGACGGCGACCGGCGGATCGGCTGGCAGAACGAGACGCGTCGCGACGCCGCCGGGGCCGACCGCGCGGGTCGGCCGCAGGTCCGCGGCCTCGTCGGGCTCGGCAATCGACGAAACCCCGCGCGGCGGGAACGGCGGCGCCGGCACGCGGCGGCGCGGCATCACCGCGGTCGGCCCCTCGTCGGCCGTATCGGCCTCCGGCGCAGATCCGGTGCCGGTCGCCTCGCCGAAGGACCGCGGCACGAAGCGCGTCTCTTCGTTGTCCGGCGTCGCAATCTCGAGATGCGGGATGCGTCGGTCGAACGGCGACAGGCGGGGCGGCGGGG
This genomic interval carries:
- a CDS encoding FHA domain-containing protein, which produces MPDDKVETPSDKRRPEDPDVEITRLVKRPAAGEIAPPVRSRPVMEPPVRRAPAAEPERPAPREPAGGLAPEDLEPTRAMPRRAEPAAPGARAQDDRASGPAASSATAGPAPVAAPPPRLSPFDRRIPHLEIATPDNEETRFVPRSFGEATGTGSAPEADTADEGPTAVMPRRRVPAPPFPPRGVSSIAEPDEAADLRPTRAVGPGGVATRLVLPADPPVAVEAEAEPASALASEEPVSAEPASVVSAAVESTASESVDLESTPDDQAPIAPALPEAVQAAPAAAAPPRVEPEIAASASATTESGDVSGPAPVTPEPVPEPEAVVLDPEAPASAPAPAPPSVPNEVEPEPVVAWLVVTKGPGRGAFRALGPGRNNLGSSEAATVRLDFGDPAIAPSGHAYIVYDDETRGFVIEDGKRRELVRVNGRLLSDARDLADRDEIRIGATTLVFVAFCGPGFDWGAAG